The Rhizobium grahamii DNA window GGAACGACACTACGCGTCCTTATGATCGCGACGCCTGCGTGCATGACCTTATCGAGAGACAGGTGCGTCTGACTCCAAATGCCGTGGCCCTTGCATTCCAATCACACAGCCTGACCTATGCTGAGATGGATCGCTGGGCCGAGGCCGTCGCCGCGGTTCTTGTTGCTGAGGGTGTTGGACCGGATGTTCTGGTCGGTCTCCACATGCCGCGTTCGGTGGAACTGGTCGTTGCTGCCTATGCCATTCACAAGGCAGGCGGCGCCTATGTTCCGCTCGATCCGGCCTTTCCCGCCGAGCGCCTCGCCTACATGGTTCGCGATAGCGGCGTGAAGCTCGTGATTGGTCTTCGGGGTGCCGTCAACGACACCCTGCTGCAGGATTGCCGCGTTCTCTTTATCGAGGACATAGCGCCGGCAAGCCCAGCGGAGGTGGTCCGGGATCGCAAGGTTCGACCGGAAAATCTCGCCTACGTCATCTACACGTCGGGTTCGACCGGAAACCCGAAGGGGGTGATGGTCGAACACGGAAACGTCGTGAATTTCTTTGCCGGAATGGATGATCGCATATCCTGCGACAGCGAACGGCAGAACGTCTGGCTTGCCGTGACCAGCCTCTCGTTCGATATCTCGGTGCTGGAGCTCTTCTGGACATTGTCCCGAGGCTTCAAGGTCGTTATTCACGCCAGCGAAGTCAGTGCCGGCAAAAAGACCGGTCGCGCCGCGAAATCGTCCAAGGCATTGGACTTCGGCCTGTTTTATTGGGGCAACGACAGCGGTTCCCAGGCCGGCAAGTATGATCTGCTTCTGCGCGGCGCAAAGTTCGCGGACCAGCATGGCTTCCAGGCTGTCTGGACGCCGGAGCGGCATTTCCACGCGTTCGGTGGGCCTTATCCGAACCCCGCCGTCACCGGCGCTGCGGTTGCCGCCGTAACCGAAAATGTCTCGATCCGCGCCGGTAGCTGCGTTCTGCCGTTGCACCATCCGCTACGCGTGGCGGAGGAGTGGGCTGTCGTCGACAATCTGAGCGGTGGCCGCGTTGCTGTCGCCTTCGCTTCCGGCTGGATGCCGGAGGATTTCGTTCTCCGGCCGGAGAACGCGCCGCCGCGCAACAAGGCGAGCATGGTCAACGACATCGAGGTCGTGCGGAAGCTGTGGCGCGGGGAGAGTGTCGAATACTCGTTCGGCTCCGGCTCGGCTGCCGTTCTCACGCAGCCGCGACCGGTTCAGAAAGAGCTGCCCGTCTGGTTGACGACAGCCGGCAATCCCGACACCTACCGGGAGGCGGCGCGTCTTGGAGCCAACGTGCTGACGCACCTGCTCGGTCAGTCGATCGACGAACTGGCAGAAAAGATCCGCATCTATCGCGAGACGCTCGTGGAGTGCGGCCGCAATCCTGATGACCACAAGGTCACGCTGATGCTGCATACGCTGCTGGGCGAGGATCGCGAGGAAGTTCGCAACCTCGCGCGTGGGCCGATGAAGGAGTACCTCAAGAGTGCAGCGGCCCTGATCAAGCAATATGCCTGGGCATTCCCGGCGTTCAAGAAACCTCAAGGTCTGGCGACGCCAGCCGATATCGACCTGCAGTCGCTATCGGCGGAGGAGCTCGATGCGATCCTGGAATTCGCGTTCCTGCGTTACTTCGAGGACAGCGGTCTGTTTGGCACCATCGAAGACGCCCATGTCAGGCTTGCACAGGCGGCAGCTGCCGGCGTCGACGAAATTGCCTGCCTGATCGACTTCGGAGTGGAGGACGGTATCGTTCTCGACCGGTTGCAACCGCTTGCTCGGCTGGTGGAGGAAAACCGCCACCCGGTTGTCGAACCACTCGCGGCGATCGGCTTTGCCGAGGAAGTCCGCCGTCATGGCGTAACGCATTTCCAATGCACGCCGTCCATGGCCCGCATGTTCATGATTTCAGACGAAGATCGCCGGGCGTTCGCCGGTCTATCGCAGATCTTTATCGGCGGCGAAGCATTGCATGGTTCGCTTCTCGAAGAGATCGCTCGCGAGACAACCGCGTCGGTGACGAATATGTATGGCCCGACCGAGACGACGATCTGGTCGGCGACCTGCCGTGCGCAGCCGACGGACGGCATCGTTCCGTTGGGTGAGCCGATCGCGAACACCCAGCTCTATGTGCTCGACGCGAACCTCTCTCCGGTTCCGCTTGGCGCCGATGGCGAGCTCTTTATCGGGGGCGATGGTGTAACCCGGGGCTATCTGAACAGGCCTGAACTGACAGCCGAGCGGTTCCTGCCGAACCCCTTTGCCGAAGGGCGGATCTATCGGACGGGCGACGTCGTTTCCATGACGGCGCAGCGACAGCTGTTGTTCCTCGGACGGGTTGATCACCAGGTGAAGGTCCGCGGCTATCGCATCGAGCTCGGCGAGATCGAGGCCTGCGCAAACGCATTTGCCGGCGTCGAGGAAACAGTTGTCCTCGCTCGCGAAGATCAGCCGGGGGACATCAGGATTGTTGCCTACATCCGCACGACCGCTGTCGGAGTCGATGAAAAGAAACTGACCGCATATCTCGCGACCAAGCTGCCGGATTATATGGTCCCGAGCCATATCGTCCACATGGATGCATTCCCGCTGACACCAAATGCAAAAGTCGATCGGGGCAAGCTTCCCGCGCCGAATGCGCAGGTCGTACGCGTTTCGGAAGCGGCCTTCGTTGCTCCGGCGGACGCTTTGCAGACATCGATTGCCGATGCCTTCAAACGTGTGCTTGGGGTAGAGCGGGTCGGTATTGCCGACAATTTCTTTGCGCTTGGCGGCCACTCGCTTCTTGCCGTTCAGGTTCATCGCGATCTCAAGGCATCGATCGCACCGGATCTGGCGATCACCGACCTGTTCCGGTTCCCAACCGTCGGGCAGCTTGCGGAATTCATTGCCGATCGTGGCAAGAGCGAACAGCATCTGGCGAAGGTCGCCGATCGCGCCGCGATGCGACGCAACGCTATGGGTGACAGACGTCGCGAGTTCCAGCGAAGCTGAAGGGCGTCGGAATGCTTTTCGATGGCCTGCTGGATGCCAGGATAGCAGTCGCGGAGTCTTCGATCGGCTCCGCGACCTTTGTTCTTATGCCGGAAGAGACGGTCGCCATGCGTGGCGCCGTTCTTTCGCGCCAAAACGAGTTCGCGGCGGGACGTCATTGCGCCCGTGTTGCAATGGCAGAGCTCGGTAGACATGGTCTGGCCGTCGCCATGGGCGGCGATCGCGCGCCGATTTGGCCCGATGGGCTGGTGGGAAGCATCAGCCATTGCGGATCATGGTGCGCAGCCGCTGTGGCCCGTATAGCTGATGGGTTCGCCGCAATCGGCATCGATATCGAAGCGGCAGGACCGCTTGAGATCGACCTTGCCAAGGAGATTTGCACCAACGGCGAACGGGAATGGTTGGCGGCGATGCCGGAGGCCAAGCGCGGAC harbors:
- a CDS encoding 4'-phosphopantetheinyl transferase family protein translates to MLFDGLLDARIAVAESSIGSATFVLMPEETVAMRGAVLSRQNEFAAGRHCARVAMAELGRHGLAVAMGGDRAPIWPDGLVGSISHCGSWCAAAVARIADGFAAIGIDIEAAGPLEIDLAKEICTNGEREWLAAMPEAKRGLLLAAIFSAKEATYKCQYALTGKLIDFQALSIEFDLEDSRFQARFEIDVLPYKVGDTLPGAIRFGAEHITTAVVVQR
- a CDS encoding MupA/Atu3671 family FMN-dependent luciferase-like monooxygenase, which produces MLLAQCGEILANAGHEILAVVTANPAVRNWASTRAMPVVDHDKDYDARVADLDFDWLFSISNLKIVPEAAWRRAKAGAVNFHDGPLPAYAGLNTPSWAIMAGETRHAVTWHEITAGIDEGAIYAQEFFDLAEDETALSLNAKCFEAGMTAFQGLVRDIETAALRPVPQDFSTRIYYGREKRPHAAGTLSFNRPAADLDRLVRALDFGADRDNTLVTAKVRAAGRLLSVARLEVLDTPVLDAPGTVISCDAISAVIAAADRAVRIEFADEDLDLRVLLWSGMVLEELDAAFASTLSHAVETAARHENWFRKAIASAVDVTLPQISGYMPARATAAASLDLALPEQLTSTRAAAIVSAFIGRLSKREEFSLAFVDDGVRALCDSFAGYFADAVPVTVSASATVSKSEFIDGIEDAVKQVSRRGAYSLDLTRRYPGLKRPSLTFGIDLSSQPSPTGIDGCALTFAVGEGNARLIYDQNRIGYDQARQLADRFAVFAAAFDNARNLAELPIMSEQERHEVLFGWNDTTRPYDRDACVHDLIERQVRLTPNAVALAFQSHSLTYAEMDRWAEAVAAVLVAEGVGPDVLVGLHMPRSVELVVAAYAIHKAGGAYVPLDPAFPAERLAYMVRDSGVKLVIGLRGAVNDTLLQDCRVLFIEDIAPASPAEVVRDRKVRPENLAYVIYTSGSTGNPKGVMVEHGNVVNFFAGMDDRISCDSERQNVWLAVTSLSFDISVLELFWTLSRGFKVVIHASEVSAGKKTGRAAKSSKALDFGLFYWGNDSGSQAGKYDLLLRGAKFADQHGFQAVWTPERHFHAFGGPYPNPAVTGAAVAAVTENVSIRAGSCVLPLHHPLRVAEEWAVVDNLSGGRVAVAFASGWMPEDFVLRPENAPPRNKASMVNDIEVVRKLWRGESVEYSFGSGSAAVLTQPRPVQKELPVWLTTAGNPDTYREAARLGANVLTHLLGQSIDELAEKIRIYRETLVECGRNPDDHKVTLMLHTLLGEDREEVRNLARGPMKEYLKSAAALIKQYAWAFPAFKKPQGLATPADIDLQSLSAEELDAILEFAFLRYFEDSGLFGTIEDAHVRLAQAAAAGVDEIACLIDFGVEDGIVLDRLQPLARLVEENRHPVVEPLAAIGFAEEVRRHGVTHFQCTPSMARMFMISDEDRRAFAGLSQIFIGGEALHGSLLEEIARETTASVTNMYGPTETTIWSATCRAQPTDGIVPLGEPIANTQLYVLDANLSPVPLGADGELFIGGDGVTRGYLNRPELTAERFLPNPFAEGRIYRTGDVVSMTAQRQLLFLGRVDHQVKVRGYRIELGEIEACANAFAGVEETVVLAREDQPGDIRIVAYIRTTAVGVDEKKLTAYLATKLPDYMVPSHIVHMDAFPLTPNAKVDRGKLPAPNAQVVRVSEAAFVAPADALQTSIADAFKRVLGVERVGIADNFFALGGHSLLAVQVHRDLKASIAPDLAITDLFRFPTVGQLAEFIADRGKSEQHLAKVADRAAMRRNAMGDRRREFQRS